One part of the Niveispirillum cyanobacteriorum genome encodes these proteins:
- a CDS encoding GGDEF domain-containing protein codes for MLPALDLASIFIANAVVTGVAAFVLRFIRRYHPDLAGIGHWALGQACYAVGFVLLYFSMLDPFQRSSLPGFFFTIGGTLLTSLGFYRFLRLPGRPEPYGLAFFLLVVGFCLVVSMVLEEPGYIMASTVTTQAIISSVNFLLLRRHASGALRPAAVTLAVLHALWALLSLARALFIIGTGFDTQVAISMMPASMLGGTFLLTCHALGLVWMIVGRMQEHLVHQAATDPLTGALNRRALQARLEQERARVMREGGGFALATFDLDHFKLLNDTHGHVVGDATLVGVVNAAGTLLRPVDAVARLGGEEFCLLLPDVTGDGAMATAERLRCSLEGLEISSPSGPVAVAASFGVAWYGTHGHDWPTLLKAADSALYCAKRNGRNRVEVAPPLTDVDLRSA; via the coding sequence ATGCTGCCGGCCCTTGATCTGGCCTCGATCTTCATTGCGAATGCCGTCGTCACGGGTGTGGCGGCGTTCGTTTTGCGCTTTATCCGACGCTATCATCCCGATTTGGCGGGTATCGGCCATTGGGCCTTGGGCCAGGCCTGTTACGCGGTTGGATTCGTCCTTCTTTACTTCTCAATGCTGGACCCGTTTCAGCGGTCGTCCCTGCCCGGCTTCTTCTTCACCATCGGCGGTACCTTGCTGACCAGCCTGGGTTTTTACCGCTTCCTGCGCTTGCCGGGCCGGCCGGAACCCTATGGGCTAGCCTTCTTCCTTCTGGTGGTCGGCTTCTGCCTCGTCGTTTCGATGGTGCTGGAGGAGCCGGGATACATTATGGCCTCCACCGTCACGACGCAGGCCATCATCAGCAGCGTGAATTTCCTGCTGCTGCGTCGGCATGCCAGTGGCGCCTTGCGTCCAGCGGCGGTGACCTTGGCGGTGCTGCACGCGCTGTGGGCACTGCTCAGCCTGGCGCGCGCCTTGTTCATCATCGGTACAGGGTTCGATACGCAGGTTGCCATCTCCATGATGCCCGCGTCCATGCTGGGCGGCACCTTCCTGCTGACCTGCCACGCGCTGGGGCTGGTCTGGATGATCGTAGGTCGGATGCAGGAACATCTGGTGCATCAGGCCGCAACCGACCCGCTGACCGGGGCCCTGAACCGCCGGGCCCTGCAGGCCCGCCTGGAACAGGAACGGGCCCGCGTCATGCGCGAAGGGGGTGGTTTCGCACTGGCCACCTTCGATCTGGATCATTTCAAGCTGTTGAACGATACGCACGGCCATGTCGTGGGTGACGCCACCCTTGTGGGCGTGGTGAACGCCGCCGGCACCCTGCTGCGACCGGTCGACGCCGTGGCCCGGCTGGGGGGTGAGGAATTCTGTCTGTTGCTGCCGGACGTGACCGGTGACGGTGCAATGGCCACAGCGGAACGGTTGCGCTGCTCGCTGGAGGGGCTGGAGATCAGCAGCCCCAGCGGCCCCGTCGCCGTGGCCGCCAGTTTCGGTGTCGCCTGGTACGGCACCCATGGCCATGACTGGCCGACCCTGCTGAAGGCCGCCGACAGCGCGCTCTATTGTGCAAAGCGCAATGGCCGCAACCGGGTGGAGGTCGCACCCCCCCTGACAGATGTCGACCTGCGCAGCGCCTGA
- a CDS encoding MBL fold metallo-hydrolase: protein MSDDSFFVRFWGVRGSIATTGANTLRYGGNTTCLEMRCGPHLLIFDAGTGIRLLGDALEDGGDPVTADLFFTHTHIDHVVGFPFFAPFHDKRSRISLWEGHLGPDLTLGQVLGSLMAAPLFPVPLRGLERCMDYRKFTGGQVLEPRPGLIVRTCPLNHPNGATGYRVDYQGRSICLITDTEHPVEGRDETIADLVRGADVMIYDASYSDAEYADHVGWGHSTWEEALRLADHAGVRHPVIFHHCPERTDLDLDAIAAQARARHPGALVAREGQVITPDGELVR, encoded by the coding sequence ATGAGCGACGACAGCTTTTTTGTGCGGTTCTGGGGCGTGCGCGGCAGCATCGCCACCACGGGTGCGAACACCCTGCGCTATGGTGGCAATACCACCTGCCTTGAAATGCGCTGCGGTCCGCATCTGCTGATCTTTGATGCCGGAACGGGCATTCGGCTGTTGGGGGATGCGCTGGAGGATGGGGGCGACCCGGTCACGGCGGACCTGTTCTTTACCCACACTCATATCGACCATGTCGTGGGCTTTCCATTCTTCGCCCCCTTTCATGACAAGCGCAGCCGTATCAGCCTGTGGGAAGGGCATCTGGGGCCGGACCTGACACTGGGGCAGGTGCTGGGCAGTCTGATGGCCGCACCCCTGTTTCCCGTCCCGCTGCGCGGGTTGGAACGGTGCATGGATTACCGCAAGTTCACGGGCGGTCAGGTGTTGGAGCCGCGGCCCGGCCTGATTGTGCGGACCTGTCCGTTAAACCATCCCAACGGGGCCACGGGTTACCGGGTCGATTATCAGGGCAGGTCCATCTGCCTGATCACCGATACCGAACATCCGGTGGAAGGGCGGGACGAGACCATCGCCGATCTGGTGCGCGGGGCCGATGTTATGATTTATGACGCCAGCTACAGCGATGCGGAGTATGCCGACCATGTCGGCTGGGGCCATTCCACCTGGGAAGAGGCGCTGCGTCTGGCCGATCATGCCGGGGTGCGCCACCCCGTGATCTTTCACCATTGCCCCGAACGCACCGACCTGGACCTGGATGCCATTGCTGCGCAGGCCCGCGCACGCCATCCCGGCGCCCTGGTGGCGCGTGAAGGGCAGGTGATCACACCGGATGGGGAATTGGTGCGCTGA
- a CDS encoding calcium-binding protein, protein MPSLKTVLDAAIAAGESVADEMELFRTVLNDAGMIFGGERVTNGSTETVTMVDDRLDSWSDYRTVAVKDLKNMYRNLQTGEILHFFWNNGTIVEPHSVIIYAVDKTTGTITAFDNEGTGNAPRLFSLQVEMIQGPVQIQTFDNSTAERLRGDIKDRFENYIDGGDGNDTIDGGLGNDTLIGGSGDDSLIGGYGNDSLVGGQGNDTLIATAGDDVLVGGLGLDRLVAGSGSDRFVFSRVSETRLASALTFNSMDTLVGIDFGGNGVALADSVELPFAVTSVASGGVLRATGNSFYAAMNFLFAKGQPLYENNRAGLFSYLGEVYLVVSGPGRSSNLGADDFIFRVQGFTGILDTSDFGYSYETVDSTGRVTVNTTAATFTLTATQNNLLYLGTSNFNGMGNSLDNSITGGIGNDTLDGGAGADTLTGGAGNDTYVVDSLADVINEAAGAGTDTVRTTLATYTLLTDFENLQYTGAGNFTGLGNAADNSIRGGGGDDTLTGLAGNDTLDGGSGADSMTGGVGNDTYIVDDAGDVVVELAGEGTDIVNSRLTSYTLAADLEHLAFVGIGDFTGTGNAVANSITGGAGADTLDGGAGDDTLDGGAGVDQLTGGAGNDVYIVNAGSDTITELAGEGTDTVRTSLASFTLAAEVENLSYTGTAAFTGTGNDSANLISGGTGNDTLSGGAGNDSLDGGGGGDRMIGGTGDDTYIVDAATDVVVEAAGDGTDTVRTSLASLTLAANVEVLTFTGGGNFAGTGNALDNTMTGGGGDDVLDGGAGSDSMTGGLGNDVYVVDAATDVVVELAGEGTDTIRSDLASLTLVAEVENLTYTGTGTFTGTGNALANVITGGAGADTLTGGGGADTLTGGLGGDSFVLATAADSPVATPVTISDFVAAQGDQIDLTAIDANSATAGDDAFTFIGTAAFSNVAGQLRTQVVGADLQVLGDVDGDGNADFAIILTGVGTLAAGSIGL, encoded by the coding sequence TGGACAGCTGGTCCGATTACCGCACCGTGGCGGTCAAGGACCTGAAGAACATGTACCGGAACCTGCAGACAGGCGAGATTCTGCATTTCTTCTGGAACAATGGCACCATCGTGGAGCCGCACAGCGTCATCATCTATGCCGTCGACAAGACCACGGGCACCATCACCGCCTTTGATAATGAAGGGACAGGCAATGCGCCGCGCCTGTTCAGCCTGCAGGTGGAGATGATCCAGGGGCCGGTGCAGATCCAGACCTTTGACAACAGCACAGCCGAGCGGCTGCGCGGTGATATCAAGGACCGGTTCGAGAATTACATTGATGGCGGCGACGGCAACGACACGATCGATGGCGGCCTGGGCAATGATACGCTGATCGGCGGATCGGGTGATGACAGCCTGATTGGCGGCTATGGCAACGACAGTCTGGTGGGGGGACAGGGCAATGATACCCTGATCGCCACTGCCGGCGATGATGTGCTGGTCGGCGGGCTGGGGCTGGACAGGCTGGTTGCCGGTTCGGGGTCGGACCGGTTCGTTTTCTCGCGCGTGTCCGAAACGCGCCTGGCATCCGCCCTGACCTTCAACAGCATGGATACGCTGGTCGGTATCGATTTCGGCGGCAATGGCGTGGCGCTGGCCGACAGTGTGGAGCTGCCGTTTGCGGTGACATCGGTGGCGTCGGGTGGGGTGCTGCGGGCCACGGGTAATTCCTTCTACGCCGCCATGAACTTCCTGTTCGCGAAGGGACAGCCGCTTTATGAAAACAACAGGGCCGGCCTGTTCAGCTATCTGGGTGAGGTCTATCTGGTGGTTTCAGGGCCGGGGCGCAGTAGCAACCTGGGGGCCGACGATTTCATCTTCCGGGTGCAGGGCTTCACCGGCATCCTGGATACGTCTGACTTCGGCTATTCCTATGAAACGGTGGATAGTACAGGGCGGGTGACGGTCAACACCACGGCTGCCACCTTCACCCTGACCGCCACGCAGAACAATCTGCTGTATCTGGGCACCAGCAATTTCAATGGCATGGGCAACAGTCTGGACAATTCCATTACCGGCGGTATCGGCAATGACACGCTGGACGGCGGTGCGGGCGCCGATACGCTGACCGGTGGGGCTGGCAACGACACCTATGTCGTCGACAGCCTTGCCGATGTCATCAATGAGGCGGCGGGTGCGGGCACCGACACTGTGCGAACCACCCTCGCCACCTATACGCTGCTGACCGATTTCGAGAATTTGCAATATACGGGGGCCGGCAACTTCACCGGCCTTGGCAATGCCGCCGATAACAGCATCCGGGGCGGTGGCGGTGATGACACGCTGACCGGGCTGGCCGGCAATGACACGCTGGATGGCGGGTCGGGTGCGGACAGCATGACGGGCGGTGTTGGCAACGACACCTACATCGTCGATGATGCAGGTGATGTGGTCGTTGAGCTGGCGGGTGAAGGGACCGATATCGTCAACTCCCGCCTGACATCCTATACGCTGGCTGCCGATCTGGAGCATTTGGCCTTTGTCGGCATCGGCGATTTTACGGGCACGGGCAATGCCGTGGCCAATTCCATCACGGGCGGGGCGGGTGCTGATACGCTGGATGGTGGGGCCGGTGATGACACGCTGGATGGCGGTGCGGGGGTTGACCAGTTGACCGGCGGGGCCGGCAACGATGTCTATATTGTCAATGCTGGCAGCGACACGATCACTGAACTGGCCGGCGAAGGGACGGATACCGTCCGTACATCGCTGGCCAGCTTCACCCTGGCCGCCGAGGTGGAGAACCTGAGCTATACAGGGACGGCTGCCTTTACCGGCACGGGCAATGACAGCGCCAACCTGATCTCTGGCGGGACCGGCAATGACACACTGAGCGGTGGGGCCGGCAATGACAGTCTGGATGGCGGCGGCGGCGGCGACCGTATGATCGGCGGGACCGGCGACGATACCTACATCGTCGATGCGGCCACGGATGTGGTGGTCGAGGCGGCGGGCGACGGGACCGATACGGTTCGCACCAGTCTGGCCAGCCTGACGCTGGCGGCCAATGTCGAGGTGTTGACCTTTACGGGCGGTGGCAATTTCGCGGGCACCGGCAATGCGCTGGACAACACCATGACGGGTGGCGGCGGCGATGACGTGCTGGATGGCGGGGCCGGCAGCGACAGTATGACCGGCGGGCTGGGCAATGATGTCTATGTCGTCGATGCCGCCACGGATGTGGTGGTGGAACTGGCCGGTGAGGGGACGGACACGATCCGCTCCGATCTGGCCAGCCTGACCCTGGTGGCCGAGGTCGAGAACCTCACCTATACAGGGACGGGCACCTTCACGGGCACCGGCAATGCGCTGGCCAATGTCATCACGGGTGGAGCCGGTGCCGACACCCTGACGGGTGGCGGCGGGGCGGATACGCTGACCGGCGGGCTGGGGGGCGACAGCTTCGTGCTTGCCACCGCAGCCGACAGCCCGGTGGCGACACCCGTCACCATCAGCGATTTCGTGGCGGCGCAGGGCGATCAAATCGACCTGACCGCCATCGACGCCAACAGCGCCACGGCGGGCGACGATGCCTTTACCTTCATCGGCACGGCGGCGTTCAGCAATGTTGCCGGGCAACTCCGCACCCAGGTGGTGGGGGCTGATCTTCAGGTGCTGGGCGACGTGGATGGCGACGGCAATGCCGATTTCGCCATCATCCTGACGGGCGTCGGGACCCTGGCGGCGGGCTCGATCGGGCTGTAA
- a CDS encoding cyclic nucleotide-binding domain-containing protein has product MDEINVAPGKLLIKEGDWSGDAFLITAGRVEVFRAVNGVKNRLATLGPGEIAGEMGLIDNAPRSACIATMEPTRLIVISREVFVKQLRAAPPLVRFVLHSLVRTLRALNGIPTDNGDPIFSDDPIVSERTHKLLRRDTFAPGRTIFRRGDEAHCAYLIQSGLVEITRDTPDGQSLVLGHAGAGSVFGEMALLRDANRAATVTAVDLTVCEVIQRQRFEELLRGAPTLIRQLINSYVGRIERGL; this is encoded by the coding sequence TTGGATGAGATCAATGTCGCCCCAGGCAAGTTGCTGATCAAGGAGGGGGACTGGTCCGGCGACGCCTTTCTGATTACCGCGGGCCGGGTGGAGGTCTTCCGCGCCGTCAATGGTGTCAAGAACCGGTTGGCGACCCTTGGTCCGGGGGAGATCGCGGGTGAAATGGGGCTGATCGACAATGCCCCGCGTTCGGCCTGCATCGCCACGATGGAGCCGACACGCCTGATCGTCATCTCGCGTGAGGTATTCGTGAAGCAGCTGCGCGCGGCCCCGCCGCTGGTGCGGTTCGTGCTGCATTCACTGGTCCGCACCCTGCGCGCCCTCAACGGCATCCCCACCGACAATGGCGACCCGATCTTCAGCGATGATCCTATCGTGTCGGAGCGCACACACAAGCTGCTTCGCCGTGACACCTTCGCACCGGGCCGCACCATTTTCCGCCGGGGGGATGAGGCGCACTGCGCCTATCTGATCCAGTCGGGCCTGGTGGAGATCACGCGGGACACGCCGGACGGACAATCCCTGGTGCTGGGCCATGCCGGTGCCGGCTCCGTGTTCGGCGAAATGGCTCTGCTGCGCGATGCCAACCGCGCCGCCACGGTGACCGCCGTAGACCTGACCGTGTGCGAGGTGATCCAGCGCCAGCGGTTTGAGGAACTGCTGCGCGGCGCCCCTACACTGATTCGTCAGCTGATCAACTCCTATGTGGGGCGTATCGAACGCGGGCTCTGA